A window from Manis javanica isolate MJ-LG chromosome 10, MJ_LKY, whole genome shotgun sequence encodes these proteins:
- the NAB2 gene encoding NGFI-A-binding protein 2 isoform X2 → MHRAPSPTTEQPPGGGDSARRTPQPRLKPSARAMALPRTLGELQLYRVLQRANLLSYYETFIQQGGDDVQQLCEAGEEEFLEIMALVGMATKPLHVRRLQKALREWATNPGLFSQPVPAVPVSSIPLFKISETAGTRKGSISNGHSSPGEKAGSARSFSPKSPLELGEKLSPLPGGPGAGDPRIWPGQSTPESDVGAGGEEETGSPPFSPPGGGGVPEGTGAGGLATAGAGGGPDRLEPEMVRMVVESVERIFRSFPRGDAGEVTSLLKLNKKLARSVGHIFEMDDNDSQKEEEIRKYSIIYGRFDSKRREGKQLSLHELTINEAAAQFCMRDNTLLLRRVELFSLSRQVARESTYLSSLKGSRLHSEELGGPPLKKLKQEVGEQSHSEIQQPPPGPESYAPPYRPSLEEDSASLSGESLDGHLQEFEEGLLDRCPAPGPHPALVEGRRSSVKVEAEASRQ, encoded by the exons ATGCACAGAGCGCCCTCCCCCACAACAGAGCAGCCGCCGGGAGGAGGGGACAGCGCCCGCCGGACCCCGCAGCCCAGACTCAA GCCCAGTGCCCGAGCCATGGCGTTGCCTCGGACCCTGGGGGAGCTGCAGCTGTACCGGGTCCTGCAGCGCGCCAATCTCCTTTCCTACTATGAGACCTTCATCCAGCAGGGAGGGGACGATGTGCAGCAACTATGCGAGGCTGGTGAGGAGGAGTTCCTAGAGATCATGGCACTTGTGGGCATGGCTACCAAGCCCCTACATGTCCGACGCCTGCAGAAGGCACTGAGAGAGTGGGCCACCAATCCAGGGCTCTTCAGCCAGCCAGTGCCTGCCGTGCCTGTCTCCAGCATTCCACTCTTTAAGATCTCCGAGACTGCAGGCACCCGGAAAGGAAGCATAAGCAACGGGCACAGCAGCCCAGGGGAAAAGGCGGGCAGTGCCCGAAGTTTTAGCCCCAAGAGCCCCCTTGAACTTGGAGAGAAGCTGTCACCACTGCCTGGGGGACCTGGGGCAGGGGACCCCCGAATCTGGCCAGGCCAGAGCACTCCAGAGTCTGACGTTGGGGCGGGAGGAGAAGAGGAGACTGGCTcaccccctttctccccacctggAGGGGGAGGAGTCCCTGAGGGgactggggctggggggctggcaacagctggggctgggggtggtccAGATCGACTGGAGCCAGAGATGGTACGCATGGTGGTGGAGAGTGTGGAGAGGATCTTCCGGAGCTTTCCAAGGGGGGATGCTGGGGAGGTGACTTCCCTGCTAAAGCTGAACAAGAAGCTAGCACGGAGCGTGGGGCACATCTTTGAGATGGACGATAATGACagccagaaggaggaggagatCCGCAAATACAGCATCATCTATGGCCGCTTTGATTCTAAGCGGCGGGAGGGCAAACAGCTCAGCCTGCATGAG CTGACCATCAATGAGGCTGCTGCCCAGTTCTGCATGAGGGACAACACGCTCTTACTGCGCAGGGTGGAGCTCTTCTCCCTGTCACGCCAGGTAGCCCGAGAGAGCACCTACCTGTCCTCCTTGAAGGGCTCCAG GCTCCACTCTGAAGAATTGGGAGGCCCCCCACTCAAGAAGCTAAAACAGGAG GTTGGAGAGCAAAGTCACTCTGAAATCCAGCAACCTCCCCCAGGCCCTGAGTCCTATGCACCCCCATACCGCCCCAGCCTGGAGGAAGACAGTGCCAGCCTGTCTGGGGAGAGTCTAGATGGACACTTGCAGG AGTTTGAGGAAGGGCTACTGGACCGATGCCCTGCCCCAGGACCCCATCCTGCTTTGGTGGAAGGTCGCAGGAGCAGCGTTAAAGTGGAGGCTGAGGCCAGCCGGCAGTGA
- the NAB2 gene encoding NGFI-A-binding protein 2 isoform X1 yields MHRAPSPTTEQPPGGGDSARRTPQPRLKPSARAMALPRTLGELQLYRVLQRANLLSYYETFIQQGGDDVQQLCEAGEEEFLEIMALVGMATKPLHVRRLQKALREWATNPGLFSQPVPAVPVSSIPLFKISETAGTRKGSISNGHSSPGEKAGSARSFSPKSPLELGEKLSPLPGGPGAGDPRIWPGQSTPESDVGAGGEEETGSPPFSPPGGGGVPEGTGAGGLATAGAGGGPDRLEPEMVRMVVESVERIFRSFPRGDAGEVTSLLKLNKKLARSVGHIFEMDDNDSQKEEEIRKYSIIYGRFDSKRREGKQLSLHELTINEAAAQFCMRDNTLLLRRVELFSLSRQVARESTYLSSLKGSRLHSEELGGPPLKKLKQEVGEQSHSEIQQPPPGPESYAPPYRPSLEEDSASLSGESLDGHLQAVGSCPRLTPPPADLPLALPAHGLWSRHILQQTLMDEGLRLARLVSHDRMGRLSPCVPAKPPLAEFEEGLLDRCPAPGPHPALVEGRRSSVKVEAEASRQ; encoded by the exons ATGCACAGAGCGCCCTCCCCCACAACAGAGCAGCCGCCGGGAGGAGGGGACAGCGCCCGCCGGACCCCGCAGCCCAGACTCAA GCCCAGTGCCCGAGCCATGGCGTTGCCTCGGACCCTGGGGGAGCTGCAGCTGTACCGGGTCCTGCAGCGCGCCAATCTCCTTTCCTACTATGAGACCTTCATCCAGCAGGGAGGGGACGATGTGCAGCAACTATGCGAGGCTGGTGAGGAGGAGTTCCTAGAGATCATGGCACTTGTGGGCATGGCTACCAAGCCCCTACATGTCCGACGCCTGCAGAAGGCACTGAGAGAGTGGGCCACCAATCCAGGGCTCTTCAGCCAGCCAGTGCCTGCCGTGCCTGTCTCCAGCATTCCACTCTTTAAGATCTCCGAGACTGCAGGCACCCGGAAAGGAAGCATAAGCAACGGGCACAGCAGCCCAGGGGAAAAGGCGGGCAGTGCCCGAAGTTTTAGCCCCAAGAGCCCCCTTGAACTTGGAGAGAAGCTGTCACCACTGCCTGGGGGACCTGGGGCAGGGGACCCCCGAATCTGGCCAGGCCAGAGCACTCCAGAGTCTGACGTTGGGGCGGGAGGAGAAGAGGAGACTGGCTcaccccctttctccccacctggAGGGGGAGGAGTCCCTGAGGGgactggggctggggggctggcaacagctggggctgggggtggtccAGATCGACTGGAGCCAGAGATGGTACGCATGGTGGTGGAGAGTGTGGAGAGGATCTTCCGGAGCTTTCCAAGGGGGGATGCTGGGGAGGTGACTTCCCTGCTAAAGCTGAACAAGAAGCTAGCACGGAGCGTGGGGCACATCTTTGAGATGGACGATAATGACagccagaaggaggaggagatCCGCAAATACAGCATCATCTATGGCCGCTTTGATTCTAAGCGGCGGGAGGGCAAACAGCTCAGCCTGCATGAG CTGACCATCAATGAGGCTGCTGCCCAGTTCTGCATGAGGGACAACACGCTCTTACTGCGCAGGGTGGAGCTCTTCTCCCTGTCACGCCAGGTAGCCCGAGAGAGCACCTACCTGTCCTCCTTGAAGGGCTCCAG GCTCCACTCTGAAGAATTGGGAGGCCCCCCACTCAAGAAGCTAAAACAGGAG GTTGGAGAGCAAAGTCACTCTGAAATCCAGCAACCTCCCCCAGGCCCTGAGTCCTATGCACCCCCATACCGCCCCAGCCTGGAGGAAGACAGTGCCAGCCTGTCTGGGGAGAGTCTAGATGGACACTTGCAGG CTGTGGGGTCATGCCCAAGGCTGACGCCGCCCCCTGCTGACCTGCCTCTGGCATTGCCAGCCCATGGGCTGTGGAGCCGCCACATCCTGCAGCAGACACTGATGGATGAGGGGCTGCGGCTAGCCCGCCTCGTCTCCCATGACCGCATGGGCCGCCTCAGCCCCTGTGTGCCTGCGAAGCCACCTCTCGCAG AGTTTGAGGAAGGGCTACTGGACCGATGCCCTGCCCCAGGACCCCATCCTGCTTTGGTGGAAGGTCGCAGGAGCAGCGTTAAAGTGGAGGCTGAGGCCAGCCGGCAGTGA
- the NAB2 gene encoding NGFI-A-binding protein 2 isoform X3, with amino-acid sequence MALPRTLGELQLYRVLQRANLLSYYETFIQQGGDDVQQLCEAGEEEFLEIMALVGMATKPLHVRRLQKALREWATNPGLFSQPVPAVPVSSIPLFKISETAGTRKGSISNGHSSPGEKAGSARSFSPKSPLELGEKLSPLPGGPGAGDPRIWPGQSTPESDVGAGGEEETGSPPFSPPGGGGVPEGTGAGGLATAGAGGGPDRLEPEMVRMVVESVERIFRSFPRGDAGEVTSLLKLNKKLARSVGHIFEMDDNDSQKEEEIRKYSIIYGRFDSKRREGKQLSLHELTINEAAAQFCMRDNTLLLRRVELFSLSRQVARESTYLSSLKGSRLHSEELGGPPLKKLKQEVGEQSHSEIQQPPPGPESYAPPYRPSLEEDSASLSGESLDGHLQAVGSCPRLTPPPADLPLALPAHGLWSRHILQQTLMDEGLRLARLVSHDRMGRLSPCVPAKPPLAEFEEGLLDRCPAPGPHPALVEGRRSSVKVEAEASRQ; translated from the exons ATGGCGTTGCCTCGGACCCTGGGGGAGCTGCAGCTGTACCGGGTCCTGCAGCGCGCCAATCTCCTTTCCTACTATGAGACCTTCATCCAGCAGGGAGGGGACGATGTGCAGCAACTATGCGAGGCTGGTGAGGAGGAGTTCCTAGAGATCATGGCACTTGTGGGCATGGCTACCAAGCCCCTACATGTCCGACGCCTGCAGAAGGCACTGAGAGAGTGGGCCACCAATCCAGGGCTCTTCAGCCAGCCAGTGCCTGCCGTGCCTGTCTCCAGCATTCCACTCTTTAAGATCTCCGAGACTGCAGGCACCCGGAAAGGAAGCATAAGCAACGGGCACAGCAGCCCAGGGGAAAAGGCGGGCAGTGCCCGAAGTTTTAGCCCCAAGAGCCCCCTTGAACTTGGAGAGAAGCTGTCACCACTGCCTGGGGGACCTGGGGCAGGGGACCCCCGAATCTGGCCAGGCCAGAGCACTCCAGAGTCTGACGTTGGGGCGGGAGGAGAAGAGGAGACTGGCTcaccccctttctccccacctggAGGGGGAGGAGTCCCTGAGGGgactggggctggggggctggcaacagctggggctgggggtggtccAGATCGACTGGAGCCAGAGATGGTACGCATGGTGGTGGAGAGTGTGGAGAGGATCTTCCGGAGCTTTCCAAGGGGGGATGCTGGGGAGGTGACTTCCCTGCTAAAGCTGAACAAGAAGCTAGCACGGAGCGTGGGGCACATCTTTGAGATGGACGATAATGACagccagaaggaggaggagatCCGCAAATACAGCATCATCTATGGCCGCTTTGATTCTAAGCGGCGGGAGGGCAAACAGCTCAGCCTGCATGAG CTGACCATCAATGAGGCTGCTGCCCAGTTCTGCATGAGGGACAACACGCTCTTACTGCGCAGGGTGGAGCTCTTCTCCCTGTCACGCCAGGTAGCCCGAGAGAGCACCTACCTGTCCTCCTTGAAGGGCTCCAG GCTCCACTCTGAAGAATTGGGAGGCCCCCCACTCAAGAAGCTAAAACAGGAG GTTGGAGAGCAAAGTCACTCTGAAATCCAGCAACCTCCCCCAGGCCCTGAGTCCTATGCACCCCCATACCGCCCCAGCCTGGAGGAAGACAGTGCCAGCCTGTCTGGGGAGAGTCTAGATGGACACTTGCAGG CTGTGGGGTCATGCCCAAGGCTGACGCCGCCCCCTGCTGACCTGCCTCTGGCATTGCCAGCCCATGGGCTGTGGAGCCGCCACATCCTGCAGCAGACACTGATGGATGAGGGGCTGCGGCTAGCCCGCCTCGTCTCCCATGACCGCATGGGCCGCCTCAGCCCCTGTGTGCCTGCGAAGCCACCTCTCGCAG AGTTTGAGGAAGGGCTACTGGACCGATGCCCTGCCCCAGGACCCCATCCTGCTTTGGTGGAAGGTCGCAGGAGCAGCGTTAAAGTGGAGGCTGAGGCCAGCCGGCAGTGA
- the STAT6 gene encoding signal transducer and activator of transcription 6 isoform X2 produces the protein MPFHWKQEELKFNTALRRLQHRVGEIRLLREALQQGAEAGQVPLHSLRETPANGTGPSEALATLLQETIGELEAAQALVLKRIQIWKRQQQLAGNGAPFEESLAPLQERCESLVDIYSQLQQEVGMAGGELEPKTQAVLISQLDEVLRTLVTSSFLVEKQPPQVLKTQTKFQAGVRFLLGLRLLGAPSKPPLVRADMVTEKQARELSMAQGPGAGVESTGEILNNTVPLENSIPGNCCSALFKNLLLKKIKRCERKGTESVTEEKCAVLFSTSFTLGSSKLPVQLQALSLPLVVIVHGNQDNNAKATILWDNAFSEMDRVPFVVAERVPWEKMCETLNLKFMAEVGTNRGLLPEHFLFLAQKIFNDNSLSMEAFQHRSVSWSQFNKEILLGRGFTFWQWFDGVLDLTKRCLRSYWSDRLIIGFISKQYVTSLLVNEPDGTFLLRFSDSEIGGITIAHVIWGQDGSPQIENIQPFSAKDLSIRSLGDRIRDLAQLKNLYPKKPKDEAFRSHYKPEQMGKDGRGYVPASIKMTVERDQPLPTLEPQIPSMVPTYDLGMAPDSSMNMQLGPDTVPQVYPPHAHSYPALPLEESVSVLPTFQEPHLQMPPSLSQMSLPFDQPLPQGLMPCQSQEQAVSSPEPLLCSDVTMAEDSCLSQPVGSFPQGTWVSEDMFPPLLPPTEQDLTKLLLEGQGESGGGSLGAQPLLQPSPYGQSGISMSHLDLRANPSW, from the exons ATGCCCTTCCACTGGAAGCAGGAAGAACTCAAGTTTAACACAGCCCTGCGGAGGCTGCAGCACCGAGTGGGGGAAATCCGTCTTCTCCGAGAAGCCCTGCAGCAGGGGGCTGAAGCTGGCCAAG TACCTCTGCACAGCTTGAGAGAAACACCTGCCAATGGGACTGGGCCAAGTGAG GCCCTGGCCACGTTGCTGCAGGAGACCATCGGTGAGCTGGAGGCTGCCCAGGCCCTGGTGCTGAAGAGGATCCAGATTTGGAAACGGCAGCAGCAGCTGGCAGGGAATGGTGCACCCTTTGAGGAGAGCCTGGCTCCACTACAGGAGAG GTGTGAGAGCCTGGTGGACATTTATTCCCAGCTGCAGCAGGAGGTGGGGATGGCTGGCGGGGAGCTTGAGCCTAAGACGCAGGCAGTGCTGATCAGCCAGCTGGATGAAGTCCTGCGAACCCTTGTCACCAG CTCTTTCCTGGTGGAGAAGCAGCCCCCACAGGTTCTGAAGACTCAGACCAAGTTCCAGGCTGGGGTTCGATTTCTGCTGGGCCTGCGGCTCCTGGGGGCCCCATCCAAGCCTCCACTGGTTAGGGCTGACATGGTGACCGAGAAGCAGGCGAGGGAGCTGAGCATGGCCCAGGGACCTGGGGCTGGAGT AGAAAGCACGGGGGAAATCCTCAACAACACCGTGCCACTGGAGAACAGCATTCCTGGGAACTGCTGCTCTGCCCTCTTCAAGAACCTG CTTCTGAAGAAGATCAAGCGGTGCGAGCGGAAGGGCACGGAGTCTGTTACGGAGGAGAAGTGTGCCGTGCTGTTCTCCACCAGCTTCACACTTGGCTCCAGCAAGCTCCCCGTCCAGCTGCAG gccctgtctctgcctctggtggTCATTGTCCATGGTAACCAAGACAACAATGCAAAAGCCACCATCCTGTGGGACAATGCCTTCTCTGAGATG gacCGTGTGCCCTTTGTGGTGGCTGAGCGGGTGCCCTGGGAAAAGATGTGTGAAACTCTGAACCTCAAGTTTATGGCTGAGGTGGGGACCAACCGGGGACTACTGCCAGAGCACTTCCTCTTCCTGGCCCAGAAGATCTTCAATGACAACAGCCTCAGCATGGAAGCCTTCCAGCACCGTTCTGTGTCCTGGTCACAGTTCAACAAG GAGATCCTGCTGGGGCGTGGCTTCACATTTTGGCAGTGGTTTGATGGTGTCCTGGACCTCACCAAACGTTGTCTCCGGAGCTACTGGTCAGATCG GCTGATCATTGGCTTTATCAGCAAACAGTACGTCACTAGCCTTCTTGTCAACGAGCCTGATGGAACCTTCCTCCTTCGCTTCAGCGACTCAGAGATTGGAGGCATCACCATTGCCCATGTCATCTGGGGCCAGGATG GCTCCCCGCAGATAGAGAACATCCAGCCATTCTCTGCCAAAGACCTGTCCATTCGCTCACTGGGGGACCGAATCCGGGACCTTGCTCAGCTCAAAAACCTCTACCCCAAGAAACCCAAGGACGAGGCTTTCCGGAGCCACTACAAGC CTGAACAGATGGGTAAGGATGGCAGGGGTTATGTCCCAGCTTCCATCAAGATGACTGTGGAAAG GGACCAGCCACTTCCCACCCTGGAGCCCCAGATACCTTCCATGGTGCCCACATACGATCTTGGAATGGCCCCTGATTCCTCCATGAACATGCAGCTTGGCCCAGATACGGT GCCCCAGGTGTACCCACCACACGCTCACTCATATCCAGCCCTACCCCTGGAAGAATCAGTCAGTGTGTTGCCAACCTTCCAGGA acCTCACCTGCAGATGCCCCCCAGCTTGAGCCAGATGAGCCTGCCCTTTGACCAACCTCTCCCTCA GGGCCTGATGCCATGCCAGTCTCAGGAGCAGGCCGTGTCCAGCCCTGAGCCCCTGCTGTGCTCAGATGTGACCATGGCAGAAGATAGCTGCCTGAGCCAGCCAGTTGGAAGTTTCCCTCAGGGCACTTG gGTCAGTGAAGACATGTTCCCACCCTTGCTGCCTCCCACTGAACAGGACCTCACCAAGCTTCTCCTGGAGGGGCAAGGGGAGTCAGGGGGAGGGTCCTTGGGAGCCCAGCCTCTACTTCAGCCCTCCCCCTATGGGCAGTCTGGGATCTCAATGTCCCACCTGGACCTAAGGGCCAACCCTAGTTGGTGA
- the STAT6 gene encoding signal transducer and activator of transcription 6 isoform X1, which translates to MSLWGLVSKIPPEKLQRLYVDFPQHLRRLLGDWLESQPWEFLVGADAFCCNMASALLSSTVQRLQASAGEQGEGSTILQHISTLESIYQRDPLKLVATFRQILQGEKKAVVEQFRHLPMPFHWKQEELKFNTALRRLQHRVGEIRLLREALQQGAEAGQVPLHSLRETPANGTGPSEALATLLQETIGELEAAQALVLKRIQIWKRQQQLAGNGAPFEESLAPLQERCESLVDIYSQLQQEVGMAGGELEPKTQAVLISQLDEVLRTLVTSSFLVEKQPPQVLKTQTKFQAGVRFLLGLRLLGAPSKPPLVRADMVTEKQARELSMAQGPGAGVESTGEILNNTVPLENSIPGNCCSALFKNLLLKKIKRCERKGTESVTEEKCAVLFSTSFTLGSSKLPVQLQALSLPLVVIVHGNQDNNAKATILWDNAFSEMDRVPFVVAERVPWEKMCETLNLKFMAEVGTNRGLLPEHFLFLAQKIFNDNSLSMEAFQHRSVSWSQFNKEILLGRGFTFWQWFDGVLDLTKRCLRSYWSDRLIIGFISKQYVTSLLVNEPDGTFLLRFSDSEIGGITIAHVIWGQDGSPQIENIQPFSAKDLSIRSLGDRIRDLAQLKNLYPKKPKDEAFRSHYKPEQMGKDGRGYVPASIKMTVERDQPLPTLEPQIPSMVPTYDLGMAPDSSMNMQLGPDTVPQVYPPHAHSYPALPLEESVSVLPTFQEPHLQMPPSLSQMSLPFDQPLPQGLMPCQSQEQAVSSPEPLLCSDVTMAEDSCLSQPVGSFPQGTWVSEDMFPPLLPPTEQDLTKLLLEGQGESGGGSLGAQPLLQPSPYGQSGISMSHLDLRANPSW; encoded by the exons ATGTCTCTGTGGGGTCTGGTCTCCAAGATACCCCCAGAAAAACTGCAGCGGCTCTATGTTGATTTTCCCCAACACCTGCGGCGTCTGCTGGGTGACTGGCTGGAGAGCCAGCCCTG GGAGTTCCTGGTCGGTGCAGATGCCTTCTGCTGCAACATGGCCAGCGCCCTACTTTCCTCCACTGTCCAGCGCCTTCAGGCCtcagctggggagcagggggaggggagcacCATTCTGCAACACATCAGCACCCTGGAG AGCATATATCAGAGGGACCCACTGAAGCTGGTGGCCACTTTCAGACAAATACTTCAAGGGGAGAAAAAAGCTGTTGTGGAACAG TTCCGCCACTTGCCAATGCCCTTCCACTGGAAGCAGGAAGAACTCAAGTTTAACACAGCCCTGCGGAGGCTGCAGCACCGAGTGGGGGAAATCCGTCTTCTCCGAGAAGCCCTGCAGCAGGGGGCTGAAGCTGGCCAAG TACCTCTGCACAGCTTGAGAGAAACACCTGCCAATGGGACTGGGCCAAGTGAG GCCCTGGCCACGTTGCTGCAGGAGACCATCGGTGAGCTGGAGGCTGCCCAGGCCCTGGTGCTGAAGAGGATCCAGATTTGGAAACGGCAGCAGCAGCTGGCAGGGAATGGTGCACCCTTTGAGGAGAGCCTGGCTCCACTACAGGAGAG GTGTGAGAGCCTGGTGGACATTTATTCCCAGCTGCAGCAGGAGGTGGGGATGGCTGGCGGGGAGCTTGAGCCTAAGACGCAGGCAGTGCTGATCAGCCAGCTGGATGAAGTCCTGCGAACCCTTGTCACCAG CTCTTTCCTGGTGGAGAAGCAGCCCCCACAGGTTCTGAAGACTCAGACCAAGTTCCAGGCTGGGGTTCGATTTCTGCTGGGCCTGCGGCTCCTGGGGGCCCCATCCAAGCCTCCACTGGTTAGGGCTGACATGGTGACCGAGAAGCAGGCGAGGGAGCTGAGCATGGCCCAGGGACCTGGGGCTGGAGT AGAAAGCACGGGGGAAATCCTCAACAACACCGTGCCACTGGAGAACAGCATTCCTGGGAACTGCTGCTCTGCCCTCTTCAAGAACCTG CTTCTGAAGAAGATCAAGCGGTGCGAGCGGAAGGGCACGGAGTCTGTTACGGAGGAGAAGTGTGCCGTGCTGTTCTCCACCAGCTTCACACTTGGCTCCAGCAAGCTCCCCGTCCAGCTGCAG gccctgtctctgcctctggtggTCATTGTCCATGGTAACCAAGACAACAATGCAAAAGCCACCATCCTGTGGGACAATGCCTTCTCTGAGATG gacCGTGTGCCCTTTGTGGTGGCTGAGCGGGTGCCCTGGGAAAAGATGTGTGAAACTCTGAACCTCAAGTTTATGGCTGAGGTGGGGACCAACCGGGGACTACTGCCAGAGCACTTCCTCTTCCTGGCCCAGAAGATCTTCAATGACAACAGCCTCAGCATGGAAGCCTTCCAGCACCGTTCTGTGTCCTGGTCACAGTTCAACAAG GAGATCCTGCTGGGGCGTGGCTTCACATTTTGGCAGTGGTTTGATGGTGTCCTGGACCTCACCAAACGTTGTCTCCGGAGCTACTGGTCAGATCG GCTGATCATTGGCTTTATCAGCAAACAGTACGTCACTAGCCTTCTTGTCAACGAGCCTGATGGAACCTTCCTCCTTCGCTTCAGCGACTCAGAGATTGGAGGCATCACCATTGCCCATGTCATCTGGGGCCAGGATG GCTCCCCGCAGATAGAGAACATCCAGCCATTCTCTGCCAAAGACCTGTCCATTCGCTCACTGGGGGACCGAATCCGGGACCTTGCTCAGCTCAAAAACCTCTACCCCAAGAAACCCAAGGACGAGGCTTTCCGGAGCCACTACAAGC CTGAACAGATGGGTAAGGATGGCAGGGGTTATGTCCCAGCTTCCATCAAGATGACTGTGGAAAG GGACCAGCCACTTCCCACCCTGGAGCCCCAGATACCTTCCATGGTGCCCACATACGATCTTGGAATGGCCCCTGATTCCTCCATGAACATGCAGCTTGGCCCAGATACGGT GCCCCAGGTGTACCCACCACACGCTCACTCATATCCAGCCCTACCCCTGGAAGAATCAGTCAGTGTGTTGCCAACCTTCCAGGA acCTCACCTGCAGATGCCCCCCAGCTTGAGCCAGATGAGCCTGCCCTTTGACCAACCTCTCCCTCA GGGCCTGATGCCATGCCAGTCTCAGGAGCAGGCCGTGTCCAGCCCTGAGCCCCTGCTGTGCTCAGATGTGACCATGGCAGAAGATAGCTGCCTGAGCCAGCCAGTTGGAAGTTTCCCTCAGGGCACTTG gGTCAGTGAAGACATGTTCCCACCCTTGCTGCCTCCCACTGAACAGGACCTCACCAAGCTTCTCCTGGAGGGGCAAGGGGAGTCAGGGGGAGGGTCCTTGGGAGCCCAGCCTCTACTTCAGCCCTCCCCCTATGGGCAGTCTGGGATCTCAATGTCCCACCTGGACCTAAGGGCCAACCCTAGTTGGTGA